In a genomic window of Pelecanus crispus isolate bPelCri1 chromosome 1, bPelCri1.pri, whole genome shotgun sequence:
- the TRIM3 gene encoding LOW QUALITY PROTEIN: tripartite motif-containing protein 3 (The sequence of the model RefSeq protein was modified relative to this genomic sequence to represent the inferred CDS: deleted 1 base in 1 codon), which yields MARREASASPVVRQIDKQFLVCSICLDRYRNPKVLPCLHTFCERCLQNYIPPQSLTLSCPVCRQASILPERGVAALQNNFFIANLLEVLQRDPAGPHPARGPHPASGVTGQPLCCPNHEGKVMEFYCEPCETAMCGECTAGEHREHVTVPLRDVLEQHKAALRQQLDAVRGRLPQLAAAIALVAEIGQQLAERKNEAVAEIGGTFEELEAALRQRRGLLVRDLEATCGAKQKVLQAQLDALRQGQESILSSCAFTEQALHHGTATEVLLVKKQMSERLSELASREFPEHPHENAQLDYVVETEGVRKSILNLGVLITTSATAHETVATGEGLRHAVVGQPSSLSVTTKDKDGELVRSGSASLRFQVTAPDGGAAEAEVQDNKNGTYELLYTPRAEGDFLLSILLYGQPIRGSPFRVRAVKACDVPPSPDDVKRRVKSPSGGHIRQKAVRRPSSMYSSGKKKENPIEDELIFRVGSRGREKGEFTNLQGISASGSGRIVVADSNNQCVQVFSNEGQFRLRFGVRGRSPGQLQRPTGVTVDVGGDIIVADYDNRWVSIFSPEGKFKTKIGAGRLLGPKGVAVDRNGHIIVVDNKACCVFVFQSNGKLLTKFGSRGTAERQFAGTLDGPHFVAVNNKNEIVVTDFHNHSVKVYSADGEFLFKFGSHGEGNGQFNAPTGVAVDANGNIIVADWGNSRIQVFDSSGSFLSYINTAADPLYGPQGLALTSDGHVVVADSGNHCFKAYRYLQ from the exons GTGCCTGCAGAACTACATCCCGCCGCAGAGCCTGACGCTGTCGTGCCCGGTGTGCCGGCAGGCCTCCATCCTGCCCGAGCGCGGCGTGGCCGCGCTGCAGAACAACTTCTTCATCGCCAACCtgctggaggtgctgcagcgGGACCCCGCCGGCCCCCaccccgcccgcggcccccaCCCCGCCAGCGGCGTCACCGgccagcccctctgctgccccaaCCACGAGGGCAAG GTGATGGAGTTCTACTGCGAGCCGTGCGAGACGGCCATGTGCGGGGAGTGCACG GCGGGGGAGCACCGGGAGCACGTCACCGTGCCGCTGCGCGACGTCCTGGAGCAGCACAAGGCCGCGCTGCGGCAGCAGCTGGACGCCGTCAGGGGcag GCTGCCGCAGCTGGCGGCCGCCATCGCGCTGGTGGCGGAGATCGGGCAGCAGCTGGCGGAGCGCAAGAACGAGGCGGTGGCGGAGATCGGCGGCACCTTCGAGGAGCTGGAggcggcgctgcggcagcgccgggggctgcTGGTGCGCGACCTGGAGGCCACCTGCGGCGCCAAGCAGAAG GTGCTGCAGGCGCAGCTGGACGCGCTGCGGCAGGGCCAGGAGAGCATCCTCAGCAGCTGCGCCTTCACCGAGCAGGCGCTGCACCACGGCACGGCCACCGAGGTGCTGCTGGTGAAGAAGCAGATGAGCGAGCGGCTGAGCGAGCTGGCCAGCCGCGAGTTCCCCGAGCACCCCCACGAGAACGCCCAGCTCGACTACGTGGTGGAGACGGAGGGCGTCCGCAAGTCCATCCTCAACCTGGGCGTGCTGATCACCACCAGCGCCACGGCCCACGAGACGGTGGCCACGGGCGAGGGGCTGCGGCACGCCGTGGTGGGGCAGCCCTCCTCGCTCAGCGTCACCACCAAGGACAAGGACGGGGAGCTGGTGCGCAGCGGCAGCGCCAGCCTGCGCTTCCAGGTGACGGCGCCGGACGGCGGGGCGGCCGAGGCGGAGGTGCAGGACAACAAGAACGGCACCTACGAGCTGCTCTACACGCCCCGCGCTGAGGGCGACTTCCTGCTCTCCATCCTGCTCTACGGGCAGCCCATCCGCGGCAGCCCCTTCCGCGTGCGCGCCGTCAAGGCCTGCGACGTGCCCCCCTCGCCCGACGACGTCAAGCGCCGCGTGAAGTCGCCCAGCGGCGGGCACATCCGGCAGAAGGCCGTGCGGCGCCCCTCCAGCATGTACAGCAGCGGCAAGAAGAAGGAGAACCCCATCGAGGACGAGCTCATCTTCCGCGTGG GGAGCCGTGGCCGGGAGAAGGGGGAGTTCACCAACCTGCAGGGCATCTCCGCCTCCGGCAGCGGCCGCATCGTGGTGGCCGACAGCAACAACCAGTGCGTGCAG gTCTTCTCCAACGAGGGGCAGTTCCGGCTGCGCTTCGGCGTGCGCGGCCGCTCCCCCGGCCAGCTCCAGCGCCCCACCGGCGTCACGGTGGACGTCGGCGGCGACATCATCGTCGCCGACTACGACAACCGCTGGGTCAGCATCTTCTCCCCCGAGGGCAAGTTCAAG ACCAAGATCGGCGCCGGGCGGCTGCTGGGCCCCAAGGGCGTCGCCGTGGACCGCAACGGCCACATCATCGTGGTGGACAACAAGGCCTGCTGCGTCTTCGTCTTCCAGTCCAACGGCAAGCTGCTCACCAAGTTCGGGAGCCGCGGCACGGCCGAGCGCCAGTTTGCAGGTACGCTCGACG ggccccACTTCGTGGCCGTCAACAACAAGAACGAGATCGTGGTCACCGACTTCCACAACCACTCGGTGAAG GTCTACAGCGCCGACGGCGAGTTCCTCTTCAAGTTCGGCTCGCACGGCGAGGGCAACGGGCAGTTCAACGCGCCCACCGGCGTGGCCGTCGACGCCAACGGCAACATCATCGTGGCCGACTGGGGCAACAGCCGCATCCAG GTGTTCGACAGCTCGGGCTCCTTCCTCTCGTACATCAACACGGCGGCCGACCCGCTGTACGGGCCGCAGGGGCTGGCGCTCACCTCCGACGGACACGTGGTGGTGGCCGACTCCGGCAACCATTGCTTCAAGGCCTACCGCTACCTGCAGTAG